A genomic region of Chitinimonas arctica contains the following coding sequences:
- the mutS gene encoding DNA mismatch repair protein MutS has protein sequence MMQQYLGLKSQHPDKLMFYRMGDFYELFFDDAVKAARLLDITLTTRGQTAGMPIKMAGVPFHAAEQYLAKLVKLGESVAICEQFGDPATSKGPVERRVVRIVTPGTLTDAALLDDKRDNILLAVNAIKGRLGLAWLSLASGEFRLMEAAAETLASELERLKPAEVLLPDDLALELPAASGYAVKRVASWQFDAETAARNLARQFQTQNLSGFGIEEAGVAVGSAGALLEYARQTQCGALPHITGLILEHVGQYLTLDGATRRNLELTETIRGEASPTLFSLLDVCATSMGSRLLRHWLHHPLRNQAKVARRRDAVGALADSAGLEGLRERLGAIHDIERIAARVALRSARPRDLSSLRDSLLALPQLLPLLPANALLAELGQQLQPPAEAVELLERAVMDEPSVVIRDGGVIRAGFHAELDELRALQTNHGDFLLALEASERTRSGIPNLKVEYNRVHGFYIEVSNSHGHKIPDDYRRRQTLKNAERYITPELKAFEDKALSAQERSLALEKALYEGLLDGLAPFVASLQLLAQAVAGLDVLAALADRALVQGWVAPEFRDETLLQIEAGRHPVVEQQLRDGSGEAFIANDLKFDAGRKLLLITGPNMGGKSTYMRQAALIALLAHIGSFVPAKRAVIGRLDRIFTRIGASDDLAGGRSTFMVEMTETANILNNAGDHALVLMDEVGRGTSTFDGLALAWAIARALIEKNRSYTLFATHYFELTRLALDYPQVANVHLDAVEHKDKIVFLHSVEEGPASQSYGLQVAQLAGVPRDTIRQAKRYLTELENQRATQGGQGDLFSLPQAVEPELEPNPLVERLALVDPDQMTPREAHELLYELSRLARED, from the coding sequence CGCCTGCTGGATATCACGCTGACGACGCGTGGCCAGACCGCCGGCATGCCGATCAAGATGGCTGGCGTACCCTTCCACGCCGCCGAACAGTATCTGGCCAAGCTGGTCAAACTGGGCGAATCGGTGGCCATCTGCGAGCAGTTCGGCGATCCGGCCACCAGCAAGGGGCCGGTGGAACGGCGGGTGGTGCGTATCGTCACGCCCGGCACCTTGACCGATGCCGCCCTGCTCGACGACAAGCGCGACAATATCCTGCTGGCGGTGAACGCCATCAAGGGGCGCCTGGGCCTGGCCTGGCTGTCGCTGGCATCCGGCGAATTCCGCCTGATGGAAGCGGCCGCCGAGACCTTGGCATCCGAGCTGGAGCGGCTCAAGCCGGCCGAGGTGCTGCTGCCCGACGATCTGGCCCTGGAGCTGCCGGCCGCCAGCGGCTATGCTGTCAAGCGGGTGGCCAGCTGGCAGTTCGATGCCGAAACCGCCGCCCGCAATCTGGCCCGCCAGTTCCAGACCCAAAACCTCAGCGGTTTCGGTATCGAAGAGGCCGGCGTGGCCGTGGGCAGCGCCGGCGCCTTGCTGGAATATGCCCGCCAGACCCAGTGCGGCGCGTTGCCGCATATCACCGGCCTGATCCTGGAGCATGTCGGGCAATACCTGACGCTGGATGGCGCGACCCGGCGCAATCTGGAGCTGACCGAAACCATCCGCGGCGAAGCCTCGCCCACCTTGTTCTCCTTGCTGGATGTCTGTGCCACCTCGATGGGTAGCCGGCTGTTGCGGCATTGGCTGCACCATCCGCTGCGCAACCAGGCCAAGGTGGCCCGGCGACGCGATGCGGTCGGGGCCCTGGCCGATTCGGCCGGGCTGGAGGGGCTGCGTGAACGGCTGGGCGCCATCCACGATATCGAGCGGATCGCCGCCCGGGTGGCGCTGCGCTCGGCCCGCCCACGCGATCTTTCCAGCCTGCGCGACAGCCTGCTGGCCTTGCCGCAATTGCTGCCCTTGTTGCCGGCGAACGCCTTGCTGGCCGAGCTGGGGCAGCAATTGCAGCCGCCCGCCGAGGCCGTCGAGTTGCTGGAACGTGCGGTGATGGATGAGCCCTCGGTGGTGATACGCGACGGTGGCGTGATACGGGCAGGCTTCCATGCCGAGCTGGATGAGCTGCGGGCACTGCAGACCAACCACGGTGATTTCCTGCTGGCCCTCGAAGCCAGCGAGCGTACGCGCAGCGGTATTCCCAATCTCAAGGTCGAATACAATCGCGTGCACGGTTTCTATATCGAGGTCAGCAATTCCCATGGCCACAAGATTCCGGACGACTACCGCCGCCGCCAGACCCTGAAAAACGCGGAACGCTATATCACGCCTGAGCTGAAGGCTTTCGAGGACAAGGCTTTGTCCGCCCAGGAGCGATCCCTGGCGCTGGAGAAGGCGTTGTATGAAGGGCTGCTGGACGGCTTGGCGCCCTTCGTCGCCAGCCTGCAGCTGCTTGCCCAGGCGGTGGCCGGGCTGGATGTGCTGGCCGCGCTGGCGGATCGGGCCCTGGTGCAGGGCTGGGTGGCGCCCGAGTTCCGCGACGAGACCCTCCTGCAGATCGAAGCGGGCCGCCATCCGGTGGTGGAGCAGCAATTGCGCGATGGTTCCGGCGAAGCATTTATCGCCAACGACCTGAAATTCGATGCCGGCCGCAAGCTGCTGCTGATCACCGGTCCGAACATGGGCGGTAAGTCGACCTATATGCGCCAGGCGGCATTGATTGCGCTGCTGGCCCATATCGGCAGCTTCGTACCGGCCAAGCGGGCTGTGATCGGCCGGCTGGACCGCATCTTCACCCGTATCGGCGCCAGCGACGATCTGGCCGGCGGCCGCTCCACCTTTATGGTGGAGATGACCGAGACCGCCAATATCCTCAACAATGCCGGCGACCATGCGCTGGTATTGATGGATGAAGTGGGACGCGGCACCTCGACTTTCGACGGTCTTGCCCTGGCTTGGGCCATTGCCCGGGCCTTGATCGAGAAGAATCGCAGCTATACGCTGTTCGCCACCCATTATTTCGAGCTGACCCGCCTGGCGCTGGATTACCCGCAGGTGGCCAACGTGCACCTGGACGCGGTCGAGCACAAGGACAAGATCGTCTTTCTGCATAGCGTGGAAGAAGGTCCGGCCAGCCAGAGCTATGGCTTGCAGGTGGCGCAATTGGCCGGCGTACCGCGCGATACCATCCGCCAGGCCAAGCGCTACCTGACCGAACTGGAAAACCAGCGCGCCACCCAGGGCGGGCAAGGAGATCTTTTTTCCTTACCGCAGGCGGTTGAACCGGAACTCGAACCCAACCCGCTTGTCGAACGGCTGGCGTTGGTGGATCCCGACCAGATGACGCCGCGTGAAGCACACGAACTGCTTTACGAACTCAGTCGACTGGCCAGGGAGGATTGA
- a CDS encoding ABC1 kinase family protein: MLKETISLMRDLPRIREIIGVLTRHGFGDLIRRLNVQRTFERAGESLDLPEDEVRLDLEAPVRARRALEALGPTFIKLGQVMATRVDVFPPEWIAEFEILQSNVPSLPFSELEAELTRVWSASPRDLFTELDEVPIGSASIAQVHRATLPDGRLIILKVRRPNIVAKIEADLRVLHHLASLVEFEFPDARQYQPVRIVEQFAKSLRRELDLAQEAHHHRRFAENFAADPNIVIPEIFWEHTNEIVNVQAYIGGVPGNELELLEPAGLDRRVLAQRGADAVLKMVLIDGYFHADPHPGNVIYLPGNRIAFIDFGMVGRLPAPRRDEIVDLLAALSSRDERGILNVLLDWTADVPVDEEKLAADLAEFMFNYENLALKDVRFGQLLNDIIGIMREHAITLPADLTLLFKALITLEGLGRQLDPDFQMVPHLTPFVRQVMMSRYSPRALARKGRRNLWEVLTLLGGVPRDMSRLVKAARRGKLKIDLDLKRLDHFGEQIDRAASRLTLGIVTGCLIIGSSIVMTVPAGPRIFGLPAFGFIGFLIAFFNSIWLIWSIWRAGKRASLNGNG, translated from the coding sequence ATGCTAAAAGAGACCATCAGCCTGATGCGCGACTTGCCGCGCATCCGCGAAATCATCGGCGTGCTGACCAGGCATGGCTTTGGCGACCTGATTCGGCGTTTGAATGTGCAGCGCACTTTCGAGCGCGCCGGCGAGTCGCTGGATCTGCCAGAGGACGAAGTCCGCCTGGATCTGGAGGCACCCGTGCGGGCCAGGCGGGCGCTGGAGGCGCTGGGGCCGACCTTTATCAAGTTGGGCCAGGTCATGGCGACGCGGGTGGACGTGTTCCCGCCGGAATGGATCGCCGAGTTCGAAATTCTGCAGTCCAATGTGCCTTCCCTGCCATTTTCAGAGCTGGAAGCGGAGTTGACCCGCGTCTGGAGCGCCTCGCCACGCGACTTGTTCACCGAGTTGGACGAAGTGCCCATCGGTTCCGCCTCCATCGCCCAGGTGCACCGCGCCACGCTACCGGACGGCAGGCTGATTATCCTCAAGGTGCGGCGGCCGAATATCGTGGCGAAGATCGAAGCCGATCTGCGGGTACTGCATCACCTGGCCAGCCTGGTGGAGTTCGAGTTTCCCGATGCCCGCCAATACCAGCCTGTCCGCATCGTCGAACAGTTCGCCAAGTCCTTGCGGCGCGAACTGGACCTGGCCCAGGAAGCCCACCACCATCGCCGCTTCGCCGAGAATTTCGCCGCCGATCCCAATATCGTCATCCCGGAAATCTTCTGGGAGCACACCAATGAGATCGTCAATGTACAGGCCTATATCGGCGGCGTACCCGGCAATGAGCTGGAACTGCTGGAACCGGCCGGGCTGGACCGGCGGGTATTGGCGCAAAGAGGCGCCGATGCGGTGCTGAAGATGGTCCTGATAGACGGCTATTTCCACGCCGATCCACACCCGGGCAATGTGATCTACCTGCCCGGCAACCGCATTGCCTTTATCGACTTCGGTATGGTGGGGCGCCTGCCGGCGCCGCGCCGCGACGAGATCGTGGATCTGCTGGCGGCGCTGTCCTCGCGGGATGAACGGGGCATCCTCAACGTGCTGCTGGACTGGACCGCCGATGTGCCGGTGGATGAGGAAAAGCTGGCCGCCGACCTGGCCGAGTTCATGTTCAATTACGAGAACCTGGCTTTGAAGGATGTTCGTTTTGGCCAGTTGCTCAACGACATCATCGGCATCATGCGCGAGCATGCGATTACCTTGCCGGCCGATCTGACCCTGCTGTTCAAGGCGCTGATTACCCTGGAAGGCCTGGGGCGCCAGCTCGACCCCGATTTCCAGATGGTGCCGCACCTGACGCCCTTTGTGCGCCAGGTCATGATGAGCCGCTATTCGCCGCGCGCGCTGGCCAGGAAGGGCCGCCGCAATCTCTGGGAAGTCCTGACCCTGCTGGGTGGCGTGCCGCGCGATATGTCCCGCCTGGTCAAGGCGGCCCGGCGCGGCAAGCTGAAAATAGACCTGGACCTGAAGCGGCTCGATCATTTCGGCGAGCAGATAGACCGTGCCGCCAGCCGCCTGACCCTGGGCATCGTCACCGGCTGCCTGATCATCGGCTCCAGCATCGTCATGACCGTGCCGGCCGGGCCGCGCATCTTTGGACTACCCGCTTTCGGCTTTATTGGCTTCCTGATCGCTTTCTTCAACAGCATCTGGCTGATCTGGTCGATCTGGCGTGCCGGCAAGCGGGCTAGTCTTAACGGTAATGGATGA
- a CDS encoding C40 family peptidase — MTFTCRHLLLLLLLPLVQPAFAVPKENPPTVSQSEDAKALAENESGSRFAQDIMLQALGLIGVTYRWGGASPESGLDCSGFIKYVFQQSMNIALPHNAFAISRLGEDVEKEALKPGDLVFFNTLGRRFSHVGIYLGDDRFIHSPSKGSKVQVVRLSDAYWAKRFTGARRVTQESVAERTPQLSQPMSDVREVKSSGKKSRKGGKAPKKQGKKKAKKKKR; from the coding sequence ATGACGTTTACTTGCCGACACCTTCTTCTGCTGTTGCTGCTACCGCTAGTCCAACCAGCTTTCGCCGTCCCCAAGGAAAATCCGCCCACCGTCAGCCAGTCCGAGGATGCCAAGGCGCTGGCCGAGAATGAATCCGGTTCGCGCTTCGCCCAGGACATCATGCTGCAGGCTTTGGGCCTGATTGGCGTGACCTATCGCTGGGGCGGCGCCTCGCCGGAAAGTGGCCTGGATTGCAGCGGTTTTATTAAATATGTGTTCCAGCAGTCCATGAACATCGCCCTGCCCCACAATGCGTTCGCCATCAGCCGGCTGGGCGAAGATGTGGAGAAGGAAGCCCTCAAGCCGGGCGATCTGGTGTTCTTCAATACCCTGGGCCGCCGGTTTTCCCACGTGGGCATCTACCTGGGTGACGACCGCTTTATCCATTCGCCGTCAAAGGGTAGCAAGGTACAGGTGGTACGCCTGTCCGATGCCTATTGGGCCAAGCGCTTCACCGGTGCCCGGCGGGTAACGCAGGAAAGCGTGGCCGAGCGTACGCCGCAACTTTCGCAGCCGATGAGCGACGTGCGGGAAGTGAAGAGCAGCGGCAAGAAGTCGCGCAAGGGCGGCAAGGCACCCAAGAAGCAAGGAAAAAAGAAGGCGAAGAAGAAGAAACGCTAG